Proteins from a single region of Sandaracinaceae bacterium:
- a CDS encoding P-II family nitrogen regulator has translation MKKVEAIIKPFKLDEVKEALGEVGVKGMTVTEVKGFGRTGGKREVYRGSAYVVDFVPKVKVEVIVPDAIVVPVLDAIEKAAKTGRIGDGKIFVSPIEEAIRIRTGERGEDAV, from the coding sequence GTGAAGAAGGTGGAAGCCATCATCAAGCCGTTCAAACTCGACGAGGTCAAAGAAGCCCTCGGAGAGGTCGGCGTCAAGGGCATGACGGTCACCGAAGTCAAAGGCTTCGGGCGTACCGGCGGCAAACGCGAAGTCTACCGTGGCTCCGCCTACGTGGTCGACTTCGTGCCCAAGGTCAAAGTCGAGGTCATCGTACCGGACGCGATTGTCGTACCGGTGCTGGACGCCATCGAGAAGGCCGCGAAGACCGGTCGCATCGGCGACGGGAAGATCTTCGTCTCGCCCATCGAGGAAGCTATCCGGATTCGTACCGGCGAGCGCGGCGAAGACGCCGTCTGA
- a CDS encoding tRNA pseudouridine(13) synthase TruD, with amino-acid sequence MDSSAPADPTASLPYLTAHVPPTGGTLRAMPEDFVVEEIPAYAPSGTGDHLFVRVRKRNRTTPDAVRALSRALGVDERAAGYAGLKDREATTTQWVSLFGAHAEAALALALPDIEVLEAIPHNTKLRTGHLHGNRFTLRVRAAEGVDLAAVRDAAAHVQRDGLPNYFGAQRFGRDFDNAARARAWMKGEMRAPKAPFERKLLVSALQSELFNHVVAERVAAGQLGAIRLGDLVQKHATGGMFVAADLAEVQSRADAWEVSATGPMFGTKMRRAEHEAGAREAALLEQQGITEEDLGRLARWGEGTRRYVRVPVPAIDIEPVEGGYRASFVLPKGSYATVLMRELMKVPLPPL; translated from the coding sequence ATGGACTCCTCCGCGCCTGCTGACCCCACCGCGTCTCTCCCCTATCTCACCGCTCACGTCCCACCCACCGGCGGCACCCTGCGCGCAATGCCCGAGGATTTCGTGGTGGAGGAGATCCCTGCGTATGCTCCCAGCGGAACGGGAGACCACCTGTTCGTACGTGTCCGAAAGCGCAACAGGACCACACCCGACGCCGTGCGAGCGCTCTCACGGGCGCTCGGCGTGGACGAGCGCGCAGCGGGCTACGCGGGACTGAAGGACCGCGAGGCCACGACCACCCAATGGGTCAGCCTCTTTGGAGCCCACGCGGAGGCCGCGCTCGCCCTCGCACTCCCGGACATCGAGGTGCTGGAGGCCATCCCCCACAACACCAAGCTCCGCACGGGGCACCTGCACGGCAACCGCTTCACGCTGCGGGTGCGCGCCGCAGAGGGGGTGGACCTCGCCGCGGTACGGGATGCCGCGGCCCACGTGCAGCGCGACGGCCTGCCCAACTACTTCGGCGCGCAACGCTTCGGGCGTGACTTCGACAACGCCGCCCGCGCCCGCGCTTGGATGAAGGGCGAGATGCGCGCGCCCAAGGCGCCCTTCGAGCGCAAGCTGCTGGTGTCTGCGCTCCAGTCCGAGCTGTTCAACCACGTCGTGGCCGAGCGCGTCGCCGCCGGACAACTCGGAGCCATCCGCCTCGGTGACCTGGTGCAGAAGCACGCGACGGGTGGGATGTTCGTGGCCGCTGACCTCGCCGAGGTGCAGTCCCGCGCCGACGCGTGGGAGGTGAGCGCCACTGGCCCGATGTTCGGCACCAAGATGCGCCGCGCAGAGCACGAGGCGGGGGCGCGGGAGGCAGCGCTGCTCGAGCAGCAAGGGATCACCGAAGAAGACCTCGGGCGCCTCGCGCGCTGGGGTGAGGGGACGCGCCGCTACGTGCGCGTCCCCGTGCCCGCCATCGACATCGAGCCCGTCGAAGGGGGATACCGCGCCTCCTTCGTGCTGCCCAAGGGCAGCTACGCAACGGTGCTGATGCGCGAGCTGATGAAGGTGCCCCTGCCGCCGCTCTGA
- a CDS encoding beta-lactamase family protein: protein MFRLLESGAAGGVFPGASACALYRDPNTSTVVVARAAGGVLARGEPQVRETTAFDLASLTKPFVASAAAHMVSRGALSFSVPVDDVLPDARGTALAGVTLERLLSHESGLDAWGGLYLDVQHEAGSGAARRWIIGEAMRRDGDQNRGMVYSDLGYMVAGELLSRVAQRPLQEVVDAEVLEPLGVRHRVFYAGALTAAARHQLAPEVPPTERCDWRGRVVRAEVHDENCAALGGVAGHAGLFGDAESVARLGLAWLDALAGQTSFVSTAVRDVVFAPRPGSHRLGWDTKSGSASAAGQRMGPRTFGHLGFTGTSIWCDPDRGLVIVLLTNRVHPTRSNTKIKAFRPAFYDGVVHCFDG, encoded by the coding sequence ATGTTTCGACTCCTAGAGTCTGGAGCCGCCGGGGGCGTGTTTCCGGGCGCCAGCGCCTGCGCGCTCTACCGAGACCCCAACACCTCCACGGTGGTGGTCGCCCGCGCCGCGGGCGGGGTGCTGGCGCGCGGTGAGCCGCAGGTGCGCGAGACCACGGCGTTCGACCTCGCGTCGCTGACCAAGCCCTTCGTGGCGAGCGCGGCCGCCCACATGGTCAGCCGTGGCGCGCTGAGCTTCTCGGTGCCAGTGGACGATGTCCTCCCAGACGCGCGCGGCACCGCGCTCGCTGGCGTGACCCTCGAGCGCCTCCTGTCCCACGAGAGCGGGCTGGACGCGTGGGGAGGGCTCTATCTGGACGTGCAGCACGAAGCCGGCAGCGGCGCCGCTCGGCGCTGGATCATCGGAGAGGCCATGCGCCGGGACGGCGACCAGAATCGCGGGATGGTGTACAGCGATCTCGGCTACATGGTGGCGGGCGAGCTGCTGTCCCGGGTGGCACAACGCCCGCTGCAAGAGGTGGTGGACGCAGAGGTGCTGGAGCCGCTCGGGGTGCGCCACAGGGTCTTCTACGCGGGGGCGCTGACCGCCGCCGCCCGGCACCAGCTGGCCCCGGAGGTTCCTCCCACGGAGCGCTGCGACTGGCGCGGGCGTGTGGTGCGCGCAGAGGTCCACGACGAGAACTGCGCCGCGCTGGGGGGGGTCGCGGGGCACGCGGGTCTGTTCGGCGACGCGGAGAGCGTGGCGCGGCTGGGGCTGGCGTGGCTGGATGCGCTCGCGGGGCAGACCTCGTTCGTGAGCACGGCCGTGCGCGACGTGGTGTTCGCCCCTCGGCCTGGGAGCCACCGCTTGGGCTGGGACACGAAGAGCGGGTCGGCGAGCGCCGCTGGGCAGCGTATGGGTCCGCGCACGTTCGGCCATTTGGGCTTCACAGGAACCAGCATCTGGTGCGATCCCGACCGCGGGCTGGTCATCGTCCTCCTCACGAACCGCGTCCACCCGACGCGCTCCAACACCAAGATCAAGGCGTTCCGCCCCGCTTTCTACGACGGGGTCGTCCACTGCTTCGACGGGTGA
- a CDS encoding MotA/TolQ/ExbB proton channel family protein, whose amino-acid sequence MDIQERLTAFAMLGAGWVMWLLVALSIVALAIALERAYVFFARRDDARTLREDLQRLLGNHDVAGAQARMKQSKSFEAEVVGAALDVVNQGAHAVEQRLEGEKVVARAAMERNLAFLGTVGNNAPFVGLLGTVIGIIRAFAALDQENLDATGTVIAEVGEALVATAIGLLVALPAVVFYNYYQRVIRGRLVWADAMGRDVLGFAGAEDVSPGPVEESDKAKAKEKG is encoded by the coding sequence ATGGACATTCAGGAAAGACTCACAGCCTTTGCGATGCTCGGCGCCGGCTGGGTGATGTGGCTGCTCGTGGCCCTCTCGATCGTCGCGCTGGCCATCGCGCTGGAGCGCGCATACGTGTTCTTCGCGCGGCGCGACGACGCCCGCACCCTACGTGAGGATCTGCAGCGCCTGCTGGGCAACCACGACGTGGCCGGGGCCCAGGCACGCATGAAGCAGAGCAAGAGCTTCGAGGCCGAGGTCGTTGGGGCTGCGCTGGACGTGGTCAACCAGGGCGCCCATGCGGTGGAGCAGCGCCTCGAGGGTGAGAAGGTGGTCGCCCGGGCCGCGATGGAGCGCAACCTCGCGTTCCTCGGCACGGTCGGAAACAACGCGCCGTTCGTGGGGCTGCTGGGCACCGTCATCGGCATCATCCGCGCCTTCGCCGCGCTGGACCAGGAGAACCTGGACGCCACGGGCACCGTCATCGCGGAGGTCGGTGAGGCCCTCGTCGCCACCGCCATCGGCCTCTTGGTCGCGCTCCCGGCGGTCGTCTTCTACAACTACTACCAGCGCGTGATCCGCGGGCGCTTGGTGTGGGCGGACGCGATGGGCCGTGACGTGCTCGGCTTCGCGGGCGCCGAAGACGTCTCGCCCGGACCCGTCGAGGAGTCCGACAAGGCCAAGGCGAAGGAGAAGGGCTGA
- a CDS encoding biopolymer transporter ExbD, whose translation MAGGADQGDEDIISGINVTPLVDVVLVLLIILMVTAKQLVQQDAIAMDLPAASTGEAQPTVPTEMRISLEADGTLHLNITQNNEQTLAQTEVTQAQLLERARAAHAADPEARAILSADPAASHGAVIAVIDILRQGEVNRFAFSTRQPSELPSQQGAGTTDEP comes from the coding sequence ATGGCTGGCGGCGCCGATCAGGGCGACGAAGACATCATCTCGGGCATCAACGTGACGCCCCTGGTGGACGTCGTGTTGGTGTTGCTCATCATCCTCATGGTGACGGCCAAGCAGCTCGTGCAGCAGGACGCCATCGCGATGGACCTGCCCGCCGCGAGCACGGGCGAGGCGCAGCCCACGGTGCCCACCGAGATGCGCATCAGCCTCGAAGCGGACGGCACCCTGCACCTCAACATCACGCAGAACAACGAGCAGACGCTGGCACAGACCGAGGTCACACAGGCGCAGCTGCTGGAGAGGGCGCGCGCGGCGCATGCGGCCGACCCGGAGGCGCGGGCCATCCTCTCGGCCGACCCGGCGGCGTCCCACGGTGCGGTCATTGCCGTCATCGACATCCTGCGCCAGGGTGAGGTCAATCGCTTCGCGTTCAGCACGCGACAGCCGTCCGAGCTGCCCAGCCAACAAGGCGCGGGCACAACCGACGAACCCTGA
- the psd gene encoding phosphatidylserine decarboxylase (Phosphatidylserine decarboxylase is synthesized as a single chain precursor. Generation of the pyruvoyl active site from a Ser is coupled to cleavage of a Gly-Ser bond between the larger (beta) and smaller (alpha chains). It is an integral membrane protein.), with the protein MSRAIDAFVSAYDVDMEHAVVPAGGYRSFDDFFTRELVPGARPIDQDETAITSPADGKIEDFGPVDLEATVTVKGKPYRVGDLLGDVELGEGYQGGNYFIVYLSPRDYHRVHTPVGGRVVAARHVPGTLFPVNHIGTEFVPRLFARNERVCTLQDSPQHGAVVTIMVGAIGVGHISMSYDSIETNVGRESGVKRYGSEGAYLERGAELGQFHLGSTAVVFLPPGDPLEWCITPGQMVSMGQRIAVPRRSV; encoded by the coding sequence GTGTCGCGTGCCATCGACGCGTTCGTCAGCGCCTACGACGTGGACATGGAGCACGCGGTGGTGCCCGCGGGGGGCTACCGAAGCTTCGACGACTTCTTCACGCGTGAGCTGGTGCCCGGCGCGCGCCCCATCGATCAGGACGAGACCGCCATCACCTCGCCGGCCGACGGGAAAATCGAAGACTTCGGGCCCGTCGACCTCGAGGCGACCGTGACGGTCAAGGGGAAGCCCTACCGCGTTGGAGACCTGCTCGGCGATGTCGAGCTGGGCGAGGGGTATCAGGGAGGGAACTACTTCATCGTCTATTTGTCCCCCAGGGACTACCACCGCGTTCACACGCCAGTCGGCGGACGCGTCGTGGCGGCGCGTCACGTCCCCGGAACGCTGTTCCCCGTGAACCACATCGGGACCGAGTTCGTTCCTCGCCTGTTTGCTCGCAACGAGCGCGTCTGCACGTTGCAGGACAGCCCCCAGCACGGAGCCGTCGTGACCATCATGGTGGGCGCCATCGGGGTGGGCCACATCTCGATGTCCTACGACAGCATCGAGACCAACGTGGGCCGCGAGTCCGGGGTGAAGCGATACGGCTCCGAGGGCGCGTACCTCGAGCGCGGGGCCGAGCTGGGGCAGTTCCACCTCGGATCCACGGCCGTCGTGTTCCTGCCTCCCGGTGACCCGCTCGAGTGGTGCATCACCCCGGGCCAGATGGTGTCCATGGGGCAGCGGATAGCCGTCCCCCGGAGGTCCGTATGA
- a CDS encoding methyltransferase domain-containing protein, with the protein MSEDAANASGSRMRHRPLRVPVDDVVRHSVSEEDTEVGPNEDTTAVDLLAVDDAAPGSATRPSDPSSDATEIVVETQEEEAPQRISRSSVVAMKSVIVTGAAGRALSKPPPPPTSKDMEQPASLTALKAGLESAGALARGTVGEDSGEVELVVEAADAAAASEIASATAEIVEDPSATNSASASITDFDPDVSTEITIEGVADAVDDAEATDGAGDDDILEMEDLEEVAPSVPPAAAPAIPATPAAAAAPATPPSAASSSASAAPNTPPGAPKRRPWFDDFFSDDYLRTVRAPTPKEVARECDAILAMLKLDPGAIILDVGCGLGMHAIELTLRGYIVIGLDLSLPMLSRAADEAQDRGIKINFLHADMREMVFEGGFDAVLCWGTTFGYFDDEGNRSVIERFYSALKPGGRLLVDVVNRDHVIQSQPNLVWFEGDGCICMEETDFNYYASRLNVKRNVILDNGRQHDRHYSIRLYALHEMGMLLQNHGFRVVEVTGRYATPGVFFGAQSPRMIVLAERRQSMRDTPSMQSVPPPPPPSASNGSGNGDGAKGEAKADAKAAGNGDGEAG; encoded by the coding sequence ATGAGCGAAGACGCCGCCAACGCCAGCGGGAGCCGCATGCGCCATCGACCTCTGCGCGTTCCGGTGGACGACGTCGTGCGGCACTCGGTCTCGGAAGAAGACACCGAGGTGGGTCCGAACGAGGACACCACCGCCGTCGACTTGCTCGCCGTCGATGACGCGGCCCCGGGGAGCGCCACTCGGCCGTCCGATCCGTCGTCCGATGCGACGGAGATCGTCGTCGAGACGCAAGAGGAGGAAGCTCCGCAGCGGATCTCACGCAGCTCCGTCGTGGCGATGAAGTCGGTCATCGTGACCGGCGCGGCCGGCCGCGCCCTGTCGAAGCCCCCTCCTCCCCCAACCAGTAAGGACATGGAACAACCCGCCTCGCTGACCGCGCTCAAGGCGGGCTTGGAGAGCGCAGGGGCCCTCGCGCGCGGGACGGTCGGAGAGGACTCGGGAGAGGTCGAGCTGGTCGTGGAGGCTGCGGACGCCGCCGCGGCCTCGGAGATCGCGTCAGCGACGGCCGAGATCGTGGAAGACCCGAGCGCGACGAACTCAGCGAGCGCGAGCATCACGGACTTCGACCCGGACGTATCCACGGAGATCACCATCGAAGGTGTCGCGGACGCGGTGGACGACGCCGAGGCGACCGACGGCGCGGGGGACGACGACATCCTCGAGATGGAGGATCTCGAAGAGGTCGCGCCCTCCGTACCGCCCGCCGCAGCGCCCGCCATCCCTGCGACCCCCGCCGCGGCCGCGGCTCCAGCGACCCCACCCAGCGCCGCCTCGTCATCCGCATCCGCGGCGCCCAACACGCCACCCGGTGCCCCCAAGCGGCGCCCTTGGTTCGACGACTTTTTCAGCGACGACTACCTGCGCACCGTGCGCGCTCCAACGCCGAAGGAGGTCGCCCGCGAGTGCGACGCGATCCTCGCGATGCTCAAGCTCGATCCCGGGGCCATCATCCTCGATGTCGGCTGCGGCCTTGGCATGCACGCCATCGAGCTCACGCTCCGGGGCTACATCGTCATCGGCCTCGACCTGTCTCTCCCCATGCTGTCGCGCGCCGCGGACGAAGCGCAGGACCGCGGGATCAAAATCAATTTCCTCCACGCGGACATGCGCGAGATGGTGTTCGAGGGGGGCTTCGACGCCGTGCTCTGCTGGGGCACCACGTTCGGGTACTTCGACGACGAGGGCAACCGCAGCGTCATCGAGCGCTTCTACAGCGCGCTCAAGCCGGGCGGGCGCCTGCTGGTGGACGTGGTCAACCGCGACCACGTCATCCAGTCGCAGCCCAACCTGGTGTGGTTCGAGGGCGATGGCTGCATCTGCATGGAGGAGACGGACTTCAACTACTACGCCTCCCGGCTGAACGTGAAGCGCAACGTCATCCTCGACAACGGACGGCAACACGACCGCCACTACAGCATTCGCCTGTATGCGCTGCACGAGATGGGGATGCTGCTGCAGAACCACGGCTTCCGGGTGGTCGAGGTCACTGGCCGCTATGCTACCCCCGGCGTGTTCTTCGGCGCCCAGTCCCCGCGCATGATCGTCCTGGCCGAGCGCCGGCAGTCGATGCGCGACACGCCCTCCATGCAGAGCGTGCCCCCTCCCCCGCCTCCGAGCGCGTCGAACGGCAGCGGCAACGGCGACGGCGCCAAGGGAGAAGCGAAGGCGGACGCGAAGGCCGCGGGGAACGGGGACGGCGAGGCGGGCTGA
- a CDS encoding energy transducer TonB produces the protein MQERIERRAKLILWGSMLLSVVLHTGASVVLSFLPSTSVALAAIQRERIQFEIEDEPPPAPEAAEPEAEPAPEAEPEVAEPDPQPREVTPPPEREPRPREESEPEPPAPQAEQVHDMGGMVLGATGPGAAWTTAAGTGQDTNGPIGNPVARTTGRDVAGRGDGVIGGTGTAPAPPPAPRVDRSRPPREPAGMARVLERYYPTGAHSRGIEGRARVMFRVLASGRAEPQSIASETPSGEGFGRACMDALRSSSGWTPAVDENGESTSSRLYPYNCRFRMR, from the coding sequence ATGCAGGAGCGGATAGAGCGGCGAGCCAAGTTGATCCTCTGGGGGTCGATGCTGCTGTCGGTCGTCCTGCACACGGGCGCATCCGTCGTGCTCTCGTTCCTGCCGTCCACTAGCGTGGCGCTGGCGGCCATCCAGCGCGAGCGCATTCAGTTCGAGATCGAGGATGAACCGCCCCCCGCGCCCGAGGCGGCGGAGCCCGAAGCGGAGCCAGCGCCCGAGGCGGAGCCCGAGGTCGCGGAGCCTGATCCCCAGCCGCGCGAGGTGACGCCCCCACCGGAGCGGGAGCCACGCCCCCGCGAGGAGAGCGAGCCCGAGCCCCCGGCGCCCCAGGCCGAGCAGGTGCACGACATGGGCGGCATGGTGCTGGGCGCAACAGGTCCAGGAGCCGCGTGGACCACGGCCGCCGGGACGGGCCAGGACACGAACGGGCCCATCGGCAACCCGGTTGCTCGAACGACGGGACGCGACGTCGCTGGCCGTGGCGACGGGGTGATCGGCGGGACGGGCACGGCACCCGCGCCCCCACCCGCGCCACGTGTCGACCGCAGCCGTCCCCCGCGTGAGCCCGCCGGGATGGCGCGCGTCCTCGAGCGCTACTACCCGACCGGGGCGCACTCGCGCGGCATCGAGGGACGCGCTCGCGTCATGTTTCGCGTGCTGGCCAGCGGGCGGGCCGAGCCGCAGAGCATCGCCTCGGAGACACCTTCGGGCGAGGGCTTCGGGCGCGCGTGCATGGACGCGCTCCGATCGTCGAGCGGGTGGACCCCCGCGGTGGACGAGAACGGCGAGAGCACGAGCAGCCGGCTGTACCCCTACAACTGCCGCTTCCGCATGCGCTGA
- a CDS encoding ATP-dependent RecD-like DNA helicase has product MVSGFTVNDTPSRHEEVIEVSVEEVLFRSEDGFFAVVRAVRTRDSAESPDVTAVGNLGNVSVGETLRLRGRFSDHPRFGRRFQATGFTPVLPTTAPGIVRYLGSGLIGGIGKGLAERLVQHFGDETIDVITQQSKRLREVPGIGAGRAESIAKAVREKHALVETMVFLRGLGIGQAAADRVMKRYGEEAVQRVRSDPYMVAEEVSGIGFQTADQIARGLGFTEDDPRRAAGATLHLLGKAADDGHLFLTKPELLDACTRLRVPTSAVEEALPALFLRGLVVEDEGDLYVPPLHRAERRVARLLAALARPRALPAAGEAAVAAALDGSNLSETQRSAVRSSLMTGLMVLTGGPGTGKTTTIKAVVAAHRALGHRVALCAPTGRAAKRMTEATAHEAKTVHRTLQWNPVLSRFEKGEDDPVDVELILVDEASMLDVRLAERLFLAVPPSATLVLVGDVDQLPPVGPGQVLRDLIASDVCPVVRLGEVFRQAQRSAIVRGAHAILRGEVPEPTPAGERGDGDLFIVRATGPEALHEKLVQLVERMTTVYGIEMGNLQVLSPMRSGPAGTHVLNEVLQAHFNPAAQATATPAARSGDDIGRGRALLRPGDKVMQLRNDYERDVYNGDLGTVRRIEGGITYVMVDGREVQYKFEHLDALTLAYASTVHKVQGSEFEGIVVVLHGSHHMLLSRPLLYTAVTRAKRLVVLLGDPRAMARAARNAELTQLNSKLAARLREEAHPSKQWTTPS; this is encoded by the coding sequence TGCGGCTACGCGGGAGGTTTTCGGACCACCCCCGCTTCGGGCGCCGCTTCCAGGCGACTGGCTTCACGCCTGTGCTGCCGACCACCGCGCCCGGTATCGTGCGCTATTTGGGGAGTGGGCTGATTGGCGGCATCGGCAAGGGCCTGGCCGAACGGCTGGTGCAGCACTTCGGAGACGAGACCATCGACGTCATCACGCAGCAGAGCAAACGGCTGCGTGAGGTGCCCGGCATCGGCGCCGGACGCGCCGAGTCCATCGCGAAGGCGGTGCGTGAGAAGCACGCGCTGGTGGAGACCATGGTGTTCTTGCGCGGCCTGGGCATCGGTCAGGCCGCGGCCGACCGCGTGATGAAGCGCTACGGCGAAGAGGCGGTGCAGCGGGTGCGCAGCGACCCCTACATGGTGGCGGAGGAGGTCAGCGGGATCGGCTTCCAGACCGCCGACCAGATCGCACGCGGGCTCGGCTTCACGGAGGACGACCCGCGCCGCGCCGCTGGAGCCACGCTGCACCTGTTGGGCAAGGCCGCGGACGATGGTCACCTGTTCCTCACGAAGCCCGAGCTGCTGGACGCGTGCACGCGCCTGCGGGTCCCGACGAGCGCCGTGGAGGAGGCGCTGCCCGCCCTCTTCCTGCGAGGCCTGGTGGTGGAGGACGAGGGGGACCTGTACGTGCCGCCCTTGCACCGCGCGGAGCGGCGCGTCGCGCGACTGCTCGCGGCGCTCGCGCGACCGCGGGCACTCCCCGCGGCAGGCGAGGCGGCCGTCGCGGCGGCCCTGGACGGTTCGAACCTCAGCGAGACGCAACGCTCAGCCGTACGCAGCAGCTTGATGACGGGCTTGATGGTGCTCACCGGCGGACCGGGCACGGGCAAGACGACGACCATCAAGGCCGTCGTCGCGGCACATCGCGCGCTCGGGCATCGCGTGGCCCTCTGCGCGCCCACCGGCAGAGCGGCCAAACGCATGACCGAGGCCACCGCGCACGAAGCCAAGACCGTCCACCGCACCCTGCAGTGGAACCCCGTGTTGTCGCGCTTCGAGAAGGGTGAAGACGACCCGGTCGACGTCGAGCTCATCCTCGTCGACGAGGCATCGATGCTCGACGTCCGCTTGGCGGAGCGCCTGTTCCTGGCTGTCCCGCCCTCCGCTACGCTGGTGTTGGTGGGGGACGTGGACCAGCTGCCACCCGTCGGCCCGGGACAGGTGCTGCGGGACTTGATCGCGAGCGACGTGTGCCCCGTGGTGCGCCTCGGTGAGGTCTTCCGGCAGGCGCAGCGGTCCGCCATCGTGCGCGGCGCGCACGCCATCCTGCGTGGCGAGGTGCCCGAGCCCACCCCGGCGGGCGAGCGCGGCGACGGAGATCTGTTCATCGTGCGCGCGACGGGGCCCGAGGCCCTGCACGAGAAGCTGGTTCAGCTGGTGGAGCGCATGACCACCGTCTATGGCATCGAGATGGGAAACCTGCAGGTGCTGTCACCGATGCGCAGCGGTCCCGCCGGGACCCATGTGCTGAACGAGGTCCTGCAGGCCCACTTCAACCCCGCGGCCCAGGCCACTGCGACACCCGCGGCGCGCTCAGGCGACGACATCGGGCGTGGCCGGGCGCTCTTGCGCCCGGGCGACAAGGTGATGCAGCTGCGCAACGACTACGAGCGCGATGTGTACAACGGAGATCTCGGCACCGTGCGCCGCATTGAGGGGGGTATCACCTACGTGATGGTCGACGGTCGCGAGGTGCAGTACAAGTTCGAGCACCTGGACGCGCTGACCCTCGCGTACGCCAGCACCGTCCACAAGGTCCAGGGCAGCGAGTTCGAGGGCATCGTGGTGGTCTTGCACGGCTCCCACCACATGCTGCTGAGCCGGCCGCTGCTCTACACGGCGGTCACGCGCGCCAAACGCCTCGTCGTGCTGCTGGGCGATCCGCGTGCCATGGCGAGAGCCGCGCGCAACGCGGAGCTCACCCAGCTGAACAGCAAGCTGGCGGCCCGCCTCCGCGAAGAGGCTCACCCGTCGAAGCAGTGGACGACCCCGTCGTAG